Proteins from a single region of Gossypium arboreum isolate Shixiya-1 chromosome 1, ASM2569848v2, whole genome shotgun sequence:
- the LOC108483282 gene encoding oxysterol-binding protein-related protein 2A isoform X3 yields the protein MRVKEMHPLCCISLESPGVGDQSPEVSLTRARSMPAGSLSGSEIGNATARLKAGGSEGTVAGILYKWTNYGKGWRSRWFLLRNGMLSYSKVRRPEALNLISPTDDVRLIGDVSSNRLSRMDSCSGRRKHQKTVGIVHLKQISSFRESKSDDRRFYIFTATKTLHLRTDSKKDRVAWIQALVSTRSLFPLRPLNDNLSLVPRDLSISTDRLKKRLLEEGISDNLVKDCEQIMLSEFSEIQGQLKVLCEERSILLDTLRQLEAANIEAESSGIHDGDYQLSKHEYSGIGRGKYSEGSTTESSGDIEKQELEDVSDEDETSFHDTKEHFTEPAVICGSVRGVADHADNQKENENQLDDVERMHADKEDCFSRYAQIERRKKLPDPVEKEKGVSLWSMIKDNVGKDLTRVCLPVYFNEPISSLQKCFEDLEYSYLLDRAYKYGKEGNSLQRILNVAAFAVSGYASSEGRHCKPFNPLLGETYEADFPDKGVRFFSEKVSHHPTLIACHCEGNGWKFWGDSNLRTKFWGRSIQLDPVGVLTLEFDDGEIFQWSKVTTTIYNIILGKLYCDHHGLMHIRGNREYSCKLKFKEQSILDRTPHQVHGSVEDLSGKKVATLTGKWDDSMYYISGDFSGKLKDCNPSNASLLWKRDKPPPNLTRYNLTSFAITLNELTPGLQEKLPPTDSRLRPDQRHLENGEYDRANAEKQRLERRQRMSRKLQENGWKPRWFHQDSENGSFRYTGGYWEAREQGKWDGCPNIFGVFNEEFVDSSE from the exons ATGCGGGTGAAGGAAATGCATCCGTTGTGTTGTATATCGTTAGAGAGTCCCGGCGTCGGTGACCAGTCACCGGAAGTTTCGTTGACTCGAGCTAGGAGCATGCCGGCAGGGAGTTTATCCGGATCTGAAATAGGTAATGCGACTGCGAGGTTGAAGGCGGGAGGATCCGAAGGGACTGTCGCTGGGATTCTTTATAAGTGGACTAATTACGGGAAAGGATGGAGATCCAGGTGGTTTTTGCTTCGGAATGGAATGTTATCTTACTCGAAAGTTCGTCGGCCTGAAGCTCTTAACCTCATCTCTCCGACCGATGATGTCAGATTGATCGGTGATGTCTCGAGCAATCGGCTTTCGAGGATGGATAGTTGTAGCGGTAGACGGAAACACCAGAAAACCGTTGGCATTGTTCATTTAAAG CAGATCTCGTCATTTCGGGAGAGCAAATCTGATGACAGACGGTTTTACATTTTCACTGCAACAAAGACCCTTCATTTGAGAACCGATTCTAAGAAAGATCGGGTCGCTTGGATACAAGCTTTGGTATCAACCAGGAGCCTCTTTCCACTGCGACCGTTAAATGATAATCTCTCTCTTGTCCCCCGTGATTTGTCTATATCAACTGATAGGCTCAAGAAACGGTTGCTTGAGGAGGGAATCAGTGATAACCTTGTGAAGGACTGTGAGCAGATTATGCTCTCAGAGTTCTCGGAGATACAAGGACAACTTAAAGTACTTTGTGAAGAAAGATCTATTTTGCTTGACACATTAAGGCAATTGGAG GCAGCTAATATTGAAGCTGAAAGCTCTGGAATTCATGATGGAGACTACCAGTTGTCAAAGCATGAATATTCTGGTATAGGGCGTGGAAAATATAGTG AAGGCAGCACAACAGAATCATCCGGTGATATTGAGAAACAAGAGCTTGAGGATGTGTCTGATGAAGATGAAACCTCCTTCCATGACACAAAAGAGCATTTTACTGAACCCGCTGTTATTTGTGGGTCTGTAAGAGGGGTGGCTGATCATGCAGATAAtcagaaagaaaatgaaaatcaATTAGATGATGTGGAAAGGATGCATGCTGATAAAGAAGATTGTTTTTCCAGATATGCTCAAATTGAAAGGAGAAAAAAGCTTCCAGATCCAGTTGAAAAAGAGAAAGGGGTTAGCCTTTGGTCTATGATCAAAGACAACGTGGGAAAGGATCTTACACGAGTTTGTCTCCCTGTTTACTTTAATGAACCAATATCATCCCTTCAGAAATGTTTTGAGGACCTAGAATATTCTTATCTTTTAGACCGAGCATACAAGTATGGAAAAGAA GGGAACAGTCTCCAGCGGATTCTTAATGTTGCAGCATTTGCTGTTTCTGGGTATGCTTCCTCTGAAGGTCGACACTGTAAGCCTTTCAATCCTTTACTAGGAGAAACTTATGAAGCAGACTTTCCTGACAAAGGAGTTCGTTTCTTCTCCGAGAAG GTTAGTCACCACCCAACCCTTATTGCATGTCATTGTGAAGGTAATGGTTGGAAATTCTGGGGTGACAGTAACCTTCGCACAAAGTTTTGGGGGCGGTCGATTCAGCTTGATCCTGTTGGAGTTTTGACACTAGAGTTCGATGATGGTGAAATATTTCAGTGGAGCAAG GTGACAACTACTATTTATAATATTATCCTCGGTAAATTGTATTGTGATCACCATGGATTGATGCACATTCGCGGGAATCGTGAATATTCTTGCAAACTCAAATTCAAAGAGCAATCTATTCTTGACCGCACCCCACACCAG GTCCATGGTTCCGTTGAAGACCTTTCGGGTAAAAAGGTTGCAACATTAACTGGCAAATGGGATGACAGCATGTATTATATAAGTGGTGATTTCAGTGGTAAGCTGAAGGACTGCAATCCATCAAATGCCTCCTTGTTATGGAAGAGGGACAAGCCACCTCCTAACCTGACTCGCTACAACTTAACATCATTTGCGATCACACTAAATGAGCTAACGCCAGGATTGCAG GAGAAGCTCCCACCCACGGATTCTAGGCTTAGACCAGACCAACGTCATCTGGAGAATGGAGAATATGATAGAGCAAATGCTGAGAAACAACGGTTGGAAAGGAGGCAGAGAATG TCAAGAAAACTACAAGAAAATGGGTGGAAGCCTAGATGGTTCCATCAAGATAGTGAAAATGGATCCTTCCGCTACACGGGCGGGTATTGGGAAGCAAGAGAACAAGGAAAATGGGATGGATGTCCAAATATATTTGGTGTATTCAATGAAGAATTTGTTGATTCCTCTGAATGA